From Panicum hallii strain FIL2 chromosome 2, PHallii_v3.1, whole genome shotgun sequence, a single genomic window includes:
- the LOC112882642 gene encoding photosynthetic NDH subunit of subcomplex B 3, chloroplastic, with translation MGSTMQLTGLLGLSSPPLAQSHCYSCSGARKQSCSLRAPRRQGRRLRAVEMGAPGGEPPAGAPEDPSVDFAFVSPRLLPDGTPDVHYRTARGGQKLRDIMLEGYIDLYGPYDKLLLNCSGGGVCGTCIVEVVQGKEMLSPKTEVEKEMLKRKPKTWRLACQATVGNADSTGQMVIQQLPEWKIHEWDK, from the exons ATGGGATCCACCATGCAGCTCACCGGCCTCCTCGGCCTCTCCTCGCCGCCTCTCGCCCAGTCCCACTGCTACAGCTGCAGCGGCGCCAGGAAGCAGAGCTGCTCgctccgcgcgccgcggcggcaggggaggcgccTCCGCGCCGTGGAGATGGGCGCGCCCGGCGGCGAGCCTCCCGCCGGCGCGCCGGAGGATCCGTCCGTCGACTTCGCGTTCGTCAGC CCGCGGCTGCTGCCGGACGGGACGCCGGACGTGCACTACCGGACGGCGCGTGGCGGGCAGAAGCTCCGGGACATCATGCTCGAGGGCTACATCGACCTCTACGGGCCCTAC GATAAGCTTCTCCTCAACTGCTCGGGAGGCGGCGTGTGCGGGACCTGCATCGTCGAG GTGGTTCAGGGCAAGGAAATGCTTTCTCCAAAAACTGAAGTGGAGAAGGAGATGCTCAAAAGG AAACCCAAGACGTGGAGATTGGCGTGCCAGGCTACGGTCGGCAATGCAGATTCAACTGGGCAG ATGGTCATTCAGCAATTGCCGGAGTGGAAGATACATGAGTGGGACAAGTAG
- the LOC112883448 gene encoding uncharacterized protein LOC112883448 codes for MLPFAIDVAEELGVPGISFRAASACSFLAYLTVPELFEHADLPSPGGGGLDKPVLESFVRRRDLPRLEAAVEGVPTVCWPCNIDQKTNSAGPPAGERRVEDGAGHEGRVRQGRRGEDGEGGHGVRRDQGGGLFQQKKRSEGPCELLRSRSGGTWPRQVHLRRSSSGSLGS; via the coding sequence ATGCTGCCGTTCGCCATCGACGTAGCGGAGGAGCTCGGCGTGCCAGGAATCTCCTTCCGCGCGGCGAGCGCGTGCAGCTTCCTGGCGTACCTGACCGTGCCCGAGCTCTTCGAGCACGCCGACCTCCCCTCCCCGGGCGGTGGCGGCCTCGACAAGCCGGTGCTGGAGAGCTTCGTCCGGCGACGGGACCTCCCGCGTCTGGAGGCCGCCGTCGAGGGCGTGCCGACGGTGTGCTGGCCGTGCAACATCGACCAGAAAACCAACAGCGCCGGGCCGCCGGCTGGTGAGCGCCGTGTGGAGGACGGGGCTGGACATGAAGGACGTGTGCGACAGGGCCGTCGTGGAGAGGATGGTGAGGGAGGCCATGGAGTCCGACGAGATCAGGGGGGCGGTTTAtttcaacaaaaaaaaagatcaGAGGGGCCGTGCGAGCTCTTGCGGAGCAGGTCAGGCGGGACATGGCCGAGGCAGGTTCATCTGCGACGGAGTTCCAGCGGCTCGTTGGGTTCATAA
- the LOC112882921 gene encoding 7-deoxyloganetic acid glucosyltransferase-like: MAEAHVLVFPCPAQGHINSMLPFAAALLDTGVFVTFLHTDHNLRRASSVAGSPHLRFLSVPDGLPDDHPRSLGDMMELERSLREVGAVRYRALLASLSSAGRPSQDDSDGVDDDQSFPPVTCVVVDGLLTWAIDAAEELGVPALAFRTSSACSFLAYQTIPELVELGELPFPAGGDLDEPVRGVPGMESFLRRRDLPSLCRRSGGTGGVDLDPILHVFAEATAHSREVRALVFNTTASLEGPALAHIAPRMRNVFAVGPLHAMSSSAPAPASSLWSEDDGCIAWLDGQPDRSVVYVSLGSLAVIKHDQFAEFLSGLVAAGYPFLWVLRADTVAASKGQHTTPQGSIGAVGEDKARVVAWAPQRDVLRHRAVGCFLTHAGWNSTLEAAVEGVPMVCWPFFGDQLINSRNVGAVWRTGLDMKDVCDRAVVERMVREAMESDEVRSSAQKLARVVRRDVSEGGSSAREFQRLVRFIKELSMEGAKSDHQNQG, encoded by the coding sequence ATGGCGGAGGCGCACGTGCTGGTGTTCCCGTGCCCGGCGCAGGGCCACATCAACAGCATGCTTCCCTtcgccgccgcgctcctcgACACCGGCGTCTTCGTGACGTTCCTCCACACGGACCACAacctccgccgcgcctcctccgtGGCCGGCTCGCCGCACCTCCGCTTCCTGTCCGTCCCGGACGGCCTCCCCGACGACCACCCGCGCTCGCTGGGCGACATGATGGAGCTCGAAAGGTCCCTGCGGGAGGTGGGCGCCGTAAGGTACCGCGCTCTCCTCGCATCCTTGTCGTCTGCAGGGCGCCCGAGCCAAGATGACAGCGACGGCGTCGATGACGACCAAAGCTTCCCGCCGGTGACCTGCGTCGTCGTCGACGGCCTGCTAACTTGGGCGATCGATGCTGCCGAGGAGCTCGGTGTGCCGGCGCTCGCCTTCCGCACGTCCAGCGCGTGCAGCTTCCTGGCCTACCAGACCATTCCCGAGCTTGTCGAGCTCGGCGAGCTCCCCTTCCCTGCGGGCGGCGACCTCGACGAGCCGGTGCGTGGCGTTCCGGGCATGGAGAGCTTCCTGCGCCGACGGGATCTTCCCAGCTTGTGCCGCCGTAGCGGTGGCACCGGCGGCGTCGATCTCGACCCCATCCTGCACGTGTTCGCCGAGGCCACCGCGCATAGTCGCGAGGTACGGGCGCTTGTGTTCAACACGACTGCCTCCCTGGAGGGGCCGGCGCTCGCGCACATTGCGCCGCGCATGCGCAACGTGTTCGCCGTCGGCCCTCTCCACGCCATGTCgtcgtcggcgccggcgccggcctccAGCCTGTGGAGCGAGGACGACGGGTGCATCGCGTGGCTCGACGGCCAGCCAGACCGGTCCGTCGTGTACGTGAGCTTGGGGAGCCTCGCCGTCATCAAGCACGATCAGTTCGCTGAGTTCCTGTCCGGCCTTGTCGCCGCCGGCTACCCCTTCCTCTGGGTGCTCCGGGCGGACACGGTGGCGGCGAGCAAAGGCCAGCACACCACTCCCCAGGGATCCATCGGAGCGGTTGGAGAAGACAAGGCCCGCGTCGTGGCGTGGGCGCCGCAGCGGGACGTGCTGCGGCACCGCGCCGTGGGGTGCTTCCTCACGCACGCCGGGTGGAACTCGACGCTGGAGGCCGCCGTCGAGGGCGTGCCCATGGTGTGCTGGCCGTTCTTCGGAGACCAGCTGATCAACAGCCGGAACGTGGGCGCCGTGTGGAGGACGGGGCTGGACATGAAGGATGTGTGCGACAGGGCCGTCGTGGAGAGGATGGTGAGGGAGGCCATGGAGTCCGACGAGGTCAGGAGCTCGGCGCAGAAGCTGGCGCGTGTGGTGAGGCGGGACGTCAGTGAGGGGGGATCATCGGCGAGGGAGTTCCAGCGGCTCGTCAGATTCATCAAGGAGCTCAGCATGGAAGGTGCCAAGTCCGATCACCAAAATCAGGGGTGA
- the LOC112883447 gene encoding 7-deoxyloganetic acid glucosyltransferase-like, translated as MADAADMAHVLVFPIPAQGHLNSFLHFSTGLLRAGLHVTFLHTDHNLRRLGAAAREATAASPRLRFLSVPDGLPDDDPRDVGGIPQLMEGLRMTASAAYRDLLARLRRAGGTADGFPPVTCVVADGIMPFAWDIAEELGVPAIAYRTVSACSVLAYLSVPKLIERRELPFPEGGDLDEPIRGVPGMESFLRRRDLPVQCRSLTKTDQDPLLEAVVAATVQSRKARALMLNTTASLERTSLTHLAREMRDVFAVGPLHAMSPAPAVATSLWRHDDGCLAWLDSQAERSVVYISLGSLTVISHEQFTEFLHGLVATGYPFLWVLRPDMLGASQDAALREAVDAAGEGRSCVVPWVPQRDVLRHRAVGCFLTHSGWNSTIEGVVEGVPMVCWPFFVDQQINSRFVGAVWRNGLDMKDVCERDVVERTVRVAMESADVRRTARALAEQVERDIADGGSSALEFKRLVCFIKDLSASAAENDLQNKE; from the coding sequence ATGGCGGATGCGGCGGACATGGCGCACGTGCTGGTGTTCCCGATCCCGGCTCAGGGCCACCTCAACAGCTTCCTCCACTTCTCCACGGGGCTCCTCCGCGCCGGCCTCCACGTCACCTTCCTCCACACCGACCACAACCTCCGCCGCCTGGGCGCTGCCGCGCGCGAGGCCACGGCTGCCTCGCCGCGCCTCCGCTTCCTGTCCGTCCCCGACGGCCTCCCCGACGACGACCCCCGCGACGTGGGCGGCATCCCGCAGCTCATGGAGGGCCTGCGCATGACGGCCAGCGCCGCGTACCGCGACCTGCTCGCCAGGCTGCGCCGCGCGGGGGGCACCGCCGACGGCTTCCCGCCGGTGACGTGCGTCGTCGCCGACGGCATCATGCCGTTCGCTTGGGACATCGCCGAGGAACTCGGCGTCCCCGCGATCGCGTACCGCACGGTGAGCGCGTGCTCCGTCCTGGCGTACCTGTCCGTGCCCAAGCTTATCGAGCGCCGCGAGCTCCCGTTCCCCGAGGGCGGCGACCTCGACGAGCCCATCCGCGGCGTCCCGGGGATGGAGAGCTTCCTGCGACGGCGAGACCTCCCGGTCCAGTGCCGTTCCCTCACCAAAACGGATCAAGACCCCTTGCTGGAGGCGGTGGTCGCGGCCACCGTGCAGAGCCGCAAGGCAAGAGCGCTCATGCTCAACACGACGGCGTCCCTGGAGCGGACATCCCTCACGCACCTCGCGCGGGAGATGCGCGACGTGTTCGCCGTCGGGCCACTCCACGCCATGTCCCCCGCGCCGGCGGTCGCCACGAGCCTGTGGCGCCACGACGACGGGTGCTTGGCGTGGCTCGACAGCCAGGCGGAGCGGTCCGTGGTGTACATCAGCCTGGGGAGCCTCACGGTCATCTCCCACGAGCAGTTCACCGAGTTCCTGCACGGGCTCGTCGCCACCGGCTACCCGTTCCTCTGGGTGCTCCGGCCGGACATGCTCGGGGCGAGCCAGGACGCGGCGCTCCGGGAAGCCGTCGACGCGGCCGGGGAGGGCAGGTCGTGCGTCGTGCCGTGGGTGCCGCAGCGAGACGTGCTCCGGCACCGTGCCGTGGGGTGCTTCCTGACGCACAGCGGGTGGAACTCGACGATCGAGGGCGTCGTGGAGGGCGTGCCTATGGTGTGCTGGCCCTTCTTCGTCGACCAGCAGATCAACAGCCGGTTCGTGGGCGCCGTGTGGAGGAACGGGCTGGACATGAAGGACGTGTGCGAGAGGGACGTGGTGGAGCGGACGGTGAGGGTGGCCATGGAGTCCGCCGACGTCAGGAGAacggcgcgcgccctggcggAGCAGGTGGAGCGTGACATCGCCGATGGCGGGTCGTCGGCGCTGGAGTTCAAGCGGCTCGTCTGCTTCATCAAGGATCTCAGCGCGTCAGCTGCAGAGAACGATCTCCAGAATAAAGAATGA
- the LOC112882641 gene encoding 7-deoxyloganetic acid glucosyltransferase-like yields MAAAAHVLVFPFPVQGHINCMLHFATALVGAGVHVTFLHTEHNLRRLGGRASASSPAGSPRLRFLSIPDGLPDDHRRSVADLFELYKSLAAEAMGPYRALLTPSPTTGSRAADVGVDPTGGFPPVTCLVADGLLPWAFHAAEELGVPAIAFRTASACSLLALLSVPKLFELGELPFPAGGDLDESVRGVPGMESLLRRRDLPSLCRRPNETDDVDPALHELVKLSAHSGKARALILNTTASLEQSALAHITPRMRDLFAVGPLHAMSPAASCSSLLREDDGCTAWLDCQADRSVVYASLGSLATISRDQFTELFSGLVAAGYPFLWVLRPDMVEASQDAALQEAARGAGGSKARVVAWAPQRDVLQHRAVGCFLTHAGWNSTLEAVVEGVPTVCWPFSADQQINSRFVGAVWRTGLDMKDVCSRAVVEKTVREAMESAEIRRSAQALAQQVRRDVAVGGSSATEFDRLVKFIKKLNTSSAGLGQ; encoded by the coding sequence atggcggcggcggcgcacgtgCTCGTCTTCCCGTTCCCGGTGCAGGGCCACATCAACTGCATGCTCCACTTCGCCACGGCCCTCGTAGGCGCCGGCGTCCACGTCACATTCCTCCACACCGAGCACAACCTCCGCCGCCTCGGCGGCCGTGCCTCTGCCTCCTCTCCCGCCGGGTCCCCGCGGCTCCGCTTCCTTTCCATCCCCGATGGGCTCCCAGATGACCACCGCCGCTCGGTGGCCGACCTTTTTGAGCTCTACAAGTCCCTGGCGGCTGAGGCCATGGGCCCGTACCGCGCTCTGCTCACGCCGTCGCCCACCACGGGGAGCCGTGCTGCCGATGTCGGCGTCGACCCCACCGGCGGCTTCCCGCCCGTGACGTGCCTAGTCGCCGACGGCTTGCTTCCTTGGGCCTTCCACGCTGCCGAGGAGCTCGGCGTCCCGGCGATCGCCTTCCGCACGGCCAGCGCCTGCAGCCTTTTGGCATTACTGTCCGTGCCCAAGCTTTTCGAGCTGGGCGAGCTCCCCTTCCCTGCAGGCGGCGACCTCGACGAGTCGGTTCGTGGCGTTCCGGGAATGGAGAGCCTCTTGCGGCGACGAGATCTCCCAAGCCTCTGTCGCCGCCCCAACGAGACAGACGACGTCGACCCCGCGCTGCACGAGCTCGTCAAGCTCTCCGCCCACAGCGGCAAGGCGCGGGCGCTCATACTCAACACGACCGCCTCCTTGGAGCAGTCAGCGCTCGCGCACATCACGCCGCGTATGCGCGACTTGTTCGCCGTCGGCCCTCTCCACGCCATGTCGCCGGCGGCGTCCTGCAGCAGCCTGCTGCGCGAGGACGACGGCTGCACGGCGTGGCTCGACTGTCAGGCGGACCGGTCCGTCGTGTACGCGAGCTTGGGGAGCCTTGCCACCATCTCTCGCGACCAGTTCACCGAGCTCTTCTCCGGGCTCGTCGCCGCCGGTTACCCGTTCCTCTGGGTGCTCCGGCCGGACATGGTGGAGGCGAGCCAGGACGCCGCTCTCCAAGAAGCTGCCAGGGGCGCCGGAGGCAGCAAGGCCCGCGTCGTGGCGTGGGCGCCGCAGCGAGACGTGCTGCAGCACCGCGCCGTGGGGTGCTTCCTGACGCACGCCGGGTGGAACTCGACGCTGGAGGCCGTCGTCGAGGGCGTGCCGACGGTGTGCTGGCCGTTCTCCGCTGACCAGCAGATCAACAGCCGGTTCGTGGGCGCCGTGTGGAGGACGGGGCTGGACATGAAGGACGTGTGCAGCAGAGCCGTGGTGGAGAAGACGGTGAGGGAGGCGATGGAGTCCGCTGAGATCAGGCGGTCGGCCCAGGCTCTGGCGCAGCAGGTGAGGCGCGACGTCGCAGTCGGAGGGTCGTCGGCGACGGAGTTCGATCGGCTGGTCAAGTTTATCAAGAAGCTCAACACGTCGAGTGCCGGTCTCGGTCAATGA